The region gttgctcagtggtccaaagtactttttcggatgaaagcaaattttgcatgtcattcggaaatcaaggtgccagagtctggaggaagactggggagaaggaaatgccaaaatgcctgaagtccagtgtcaagtacccacagtcagtgatggtctggggtgccatgtcagctgctggtgttggtccactgtgttttatcaagggtagggtcaatgcagctagctatcaggataTTTTGgcgcacttcatgcttccatctgctgaaaagctttatggagatgaagatttcatttttcagcacgacctggcacctgctcacagtcccaaaaccactggtaaatggtttactgaccatggtattactgtgctcaattggcctgcctactctcctgacctgaaccccatagagaatctgtgggatattgtgaagagaaagttgagagacgcaagacccaacactctgaatgagcttaaggctgctatcggagcatcctgggcctccataacacctcagcagtgccacaggctgattgcctccatgcaacgccgcattgaagcagtcatttctgcaaaaggattcccgaccaagtattgagtgcataactgaacataattatttgaaggttgacttttttgtattaaaaacacttttcttttagtggtcggatgaaatatgctaattttttgagataggaattttgggttttcatgagctgtctggcaaaataatcaatattaaaacaataaaacacctgaaatatttcagttggtgtgcaatgaatctaaaatatatgaaagtttaatttttatcattacattatggaaaataaggaactttttcacaatatgcaaattttttgagaaggacctgtatatcaCCACAGGTTAAATCCATGGCTTGCAACAGATTTACTCTCTTGTGTTGGGTTGTCTATCATAAACCTTCCATCTCCAAGAGGAGAAAAACTCAATTGGATTCAGGAAAGGCGAGTATGGAGGGAGGTACAGGTTCATAAACTGCCCATTGATGTTAAACCATTCCCTTACCTGAGCAGCTCGGTGAAAACTGACATTGTCCCACACTATCACATAGGTGGGAATGGGATTCTCATTCAGCTCTTGACCCTGCTGCTTTTGAACCTGCTGCTCAAATAAATTAACTCTTAGATTTGCAATAAATTTTAGAAGAAGCTGGGTATtattgtcacggttcatgaattcactctctctctctcgtctatcgtgtttgttatgtgtgtgtctatgggcgtggtcactgatcagcgatgatcagcagcgccagctggtttcaattgtttgtgtcctatataagttcagtaactggtgtttcatgttgtcagatcgttgtttctccctggtgtgctcccgtacctgtttcctgtgttctagttcctgcctgagtcttcccGTGTCTTCATCGTCTTGGATCTTCACGTTTCTCTGGATTACTCGTTCACCTTCACGAGGATTGCGCACTCACCgggattcgagggatcatcacCGAAGCAAGCACCATCATCGTTGCCCACCAAGGTCCCTGTGTCACCGTGCCATCTGCCTTGTGTCCGCCCCTGTGTTGCCTTGTAATTCTGTGACTTCCTGACTTTTGAGCTTTGTTAATAAAACGCCTTGCGtttacatcctgtctctgtgttacgtaacaatgggctagttgcacaagatggcgccggtgagcttcagcgacgcgagtgtgtgcgtacttatttccggtcttgcgacgctcgcattgactgtaagggaaacttacatatgaaacttggctagatgtatataattaaagattttcaaatttaacagcccttagtggtatatcaaaaacatggggaaacatcctccctatattttgcgtacctctgtgtggaaattcatcaagatacaacgcggagattgctttattcttctgttgattatgtggATCAGCGTCAGTTCAGGTCCACatggatttcttttttcaaacacaaacctctcaaatatgcaatacttttcattttcgaagagctggttttgttctgttatgtaagataattgtttctgactgtcaaacaagacgcacagagatttctgataaagcgttttattaactttatttgataacataatttataactaactgtacaattaaacgtagtataattatggtaggtttgccttaaataaaagatcgctgtttgcattcatgtgtgtttttatctggttatttgttttgtgaaagatctgcagcataaatcattatctgtctacgagtagccattgttattgttttgcattaattatcagattaaacagatattaaaagtcacgtattttttactgtgtaaaataatcttgtgaaaataacgataaaacggactgatgtatgtgtacaattgagaaatggatacttctgaagataaatcgcagcccaggtctcacgaggtaaatatttaatataaaaataataataacaatgcaaacatcttcgagaaataagtaatttgtacatttacatatttggtaagataaaatacattatatagctgtgtatacacaccatgagttaaACTTTCATCTCATGAACAatagtgaacattagtgtatttaattcaacAGGACCGAAACATACAcaggtttcaaatccactggctcagttgacatttgtagtatagtgataatagcagtgtatatcttatttgcatatgaagtgatattataaatcctgtaaacatatagaaggtaatatttggacttctctggttctctgcactgactttaagcacagacGGAAATacctacgcacacactcgcaagaccggaaatccaagatggcggagatatgcaactagcccattatATGACCCGAGTGTGACATGGTGATGCAGAACACCATGGCTGCTGACAGATTAGACAAACATTTTGATGTTGGTTTTAGCCACAGAACTATAATAGAACTCATTCTATTGAAAAATTAAACCAATACTTCATTTcgtttcaaataaaaacagtctTCTATTTTAGCTTCAAAGGTtgtgtcttgttacagatttatttaagaacattttgcagtagttttcatagtcaaaagtgatgcagaagtcacgctattgactttcaaaaatcaatttttaaaacCTTTCAAAGAGTCTCCAGTgttactgccccctagaggaagatgttttgagtcagtttgacattcaaaatattttaataaattcatttaaaatgtattcagtttTCCATCTCAACTTCAAAGGGTGTGTCTTGATACCTGGGCTTAAACGATCACTTTCATGCAGGTTTTACTCTCATTTGTAATTCAGAATACATACTATTGAAATAAATTCAGATCTGTTcataaattcatgtaaaatacATGCAGAGTTCTTTCTCAAATCTAAAGGGTGTTTTTACTGGTTTTGATGGTGGTTTTAGCCACAGAACTATAATAGAACTCATACTATTGAAAATGAAACCAAcacataatttagtttaaaatacaGTCTTCTATCTCAGCTACAAAGGCTGTGTCTTATTACAGATTTCTTATAGAATATTGTACAGTAGTTTTCATTGTCAAAAGTGATGCAGAAGTCACACTAATGACTTTCAAAAATCCCTTGTGTAGCCTTCCATTGAGTCTCCAGTATTACTGCCCCCTAGAGAAAGATACTGCAGCTGATCTGAACCAGTATGACATTCaaagttataaattattttaaaatcaataaagtctTCGGTTTCAACTTCAAAaggtgtgttttgtttctgattttGAAATGAACATTTCAATTCAGGTTGTACACTCATATGTAAAACCACCATCAAAATGTTCTTCTAGGAGCCAGTAACAAGACACACCCTTTGAAGTTGAGATggaatactgtatgttttaaaaatgagtgTGATAGTAAAAGATGgctgtaaatattgttctttgaacAAATAACAAGACACACCCATTTCAATTTACATATAAAACTGTATGCAttctaaatgaatttatttaaacttctgaATGTCAGACTTGGTCGAGACAAGGAACAATATGTTCCTCTAGGTGGCGGTAAACTGCACAATCTTTGTCATGCTTTGCAATCATTTTCCCAGTCTGTACATTTCAATAACTTTTGTTTTGCTACAGTTATGTGAATGAAACCAACAGCTAAATGTTCTTTTATTAACACATAATAAGGCACACCCCTTTGATTTGAGatttgttatttatacattttacaagtGAAGCATTTAGATGTAATTTTTCTCTTCGTTTAGCACTTTGCAGATAGTCCCTTTCCTGCACTTTTACATTATAAGGTCTATCAGTTATAATTCCTTAAGGcagattaaaaccattaaaacacaatgtgtgttctcttctacatttctacatttgaaaacaattacaACATAGGAAGTTTCTTGTCATTGTGCTAAATCGTTAAATAATTATTGAAGATCTCCGAGGCTGAATCTCTGACAAAATGTTAAACGTCGAACCAACTTTATATCGGTTGATCTGAAACTTCTACACAAATATCTGTAACACCCTTCGTGCAGTCTACGAGTACATTCACTATCACAAACAATAATTTCTAACGTGACAGTTAAAGCACGATTCTCACTCATGTCTCTCCATCTTCTCTTCCCGATCTCTCCTCTTCCTCGCAACATCTCACCCTGACTCCTGATTGGATCTTTCTTCCGTGTAAACAGTTTTAACTTACTaaatttttacacacacataaactttatttaaacattttttaaaaacttgaaatttacaattttgaagaaaaaaaaaagattttaggaAATACCCAAAATTCCCATAGGGCTacattcagttctctcttcacagcagttcagtcagtgtactgtttgagtaaatgaattagtaataaagtcgtagtttttgctatttttggaccaaaatgtattttcaatgcttcaaaaaattctaactgaccctctgatgtcacattgactagcttactttgatgatgtttttcttaccttatggacagtagaccatacacacagtttcaatggagagaTTGAGAGATTGTTCCGAAGATGAAAGGatgtctcacgggtttggaatgacgtgagttattaatgacacaatttagatttttgggtgaactaacgcttttttggtagagagagagagcgagagcgagagcgcaCTTTTGTTGTGTGATCTTTGATTTTCAATAACTTAGCACACGCATCATTTGGATTAAATCTAAACCGTACAAATGCCACCAATTATAAGGCATTCGCtatgaacatcatttattttcagCATACACGACTTTCTGCTTGACATTTGGGGAAAAATGAATGGACATGGATTAACAACACTGCATCGACAGTGAAGTGGGAAAATAACCATTGTTCAAAAGGGGCCAGTTGAAAAAAGTTGGGTCTGTTtactacattattttttttagctgtctGTAAccataaaaacaagcaaataatttccaaagatttttcacattttgacaattttccactttatttgtttttgaaacatTCTGTGAATTGttcaaaaaaactatataaatgtatttgttattgaTTGTTTTTAGACAAAATAAAACCTTCCTCTAATTCTGgacataacaacaaaaaaataaaataataattttgaaaaagaaaactgaatatttaaaatagagGGTTGAAATTTAGAAAATGTGAGAAAccattaggatttttaaaaatttaaataaaacaggaaataaactCAGATAGGcacttggaaaaaaaatccaCCTTGCCATTCAAGCCTCTATAATTAATTTATCACATggttacaaatacaaaaaaagacttgtaaaatgaaaatgtttaaatgtggtTTAGTACCATGGCTACTGACTGACTATGGTccttatgcacacacacagatattgGGGAGATGTTTCCTTCCCTGGACAGTGTGCCATCCTGGCTGGAAATGAACCACCTGAACGGAGCTGGCGCCCATCTTCCTGCAGTTTATACTTACAATACATCTGTCAAAAGATGTAGATGTCCTACACCCACTGAAATCACCTACAGTATACATCTGGACATCATACCTCTCAGAACAAATCCTCAAGATAATCACCTTTTCTCTTAAGATTGCAGTTAGAAAATTATAGAAATTTGGACTCATTTGGTCCATcaacattattttttcattatgaaTCATTatctttaaaaagtttattttttattgcaattgCACCCATTTCTAACTGTACTGATCATGTTTACAGTTCAATTTTGTCTACCCAATACAACAcctatatattttcatattataaaaCACTAAACAATTTAATAAGAACCCTTTAAATATTAGGAATGTCATATCACCCAAACATTCCTAGCCATTTTTAGAAATACTTGACATCTGGGGAATCCACAATTTCTTCCTTTTGACTGTAAATACTCTTCCGAATTAGCTGCCAGTGTTTCATCGGTCTACTCTGGGTTTTAGGCTTGTTTTGCACTGTTAAATTGGTTTGCAGTGGATCATTTCTAGGCTCACTCTTGCCTGTATCCTCCTTCTCCTTAGCTGGTTCTTCATCCTTGGAGAACACATTAATGAAGCGTTTCATCTTTCGCATCGCTGATCCGTTGCGATCCTCCACTCTGGAATCATGagatattgttaataaataaaactaatcaaACTGAGTGTTTCATGATGCTTTTGTATTGGAATCGAGATTAAAGGCATAATTACCGGAGGAACCAGCGTTCTCCTAGGCCAAATGCCTCACCGCAGATGCCCAATCTTGGCCATAGGCGCAGTGGTAACTTCCGTTCCAGCATCAGAGTAGTGGCCACCACCTACGAAAAGAGAGACAGATTTTCACCCAACATGCTTCCAGAACAATTACTGTGGGACTGAACTAGCTACACTACCAACCTGGGTCCTCCAGAGTTCGTCACGCTCCTGGGTGACCCTCCACAGCGTGTCACTCATCATGGCGATCACAAGGTTGAACAGGAGAATGTAAGCGACAACACTAAACCAGACGTGGATACAGTGCACCACTGGATGGGTGTAGAGCGTAGGGTCCACCGGCAAGTTAACCAGAGCGATGCTCACCTCAAACTGACTGAAGAGGGTGATGGGGAATGAACGATATAACGGTAGAGCTAAAGGTTCTTGAGTCCCGTAAAAGACCCACAAACCTGAAGAAGTAGACAAGGATGTAATTGTTTACAAATTCACATATGATATGAGTATCTTTTGATGCAACTGCATTTGAACTAACCGGCAGAGGATCCAATGAGGACGATAAGTAACAAAAACATGAACTTTGTCATATCGCCAAATAATATCTGCAAAAGAACATTCCCACATGTGCATTATTAAGATATACTGGGTctaaaaaccaacaacaaaagtGAGAGGCCGCCTCAGCAAAATGCTCCACCTTCTGAATCACAATGACGTAGGGTCCCAGCATCTGAAAACCTCGGGCAAAGTACGTAACATTGGACCAGCCGAGAACCAAAGCCAAAGCCATCGGCACGAGCTCTTCTGCAATTTCAGTGGTCCGCAGCACACACAAAATCACAACCAGACTCGCATAGATAACCCTGCCCCAGAAATACACGGAAATGAAGTGTGAGTGAATGCATGCATTTCCATTCAATTTCATTCATTAACTTTCATGCCAACGACCATCCAATAAGATTATTTTCTTGTAAGGAAACCTTTTCCTGTAAAAGAAAGGCAACTATATTATTTAgtatgcataaaaatgtataaaacactttttatgctgtctgttaaaaatatatatgaaaatgattttcggtttttattcatttgacaacctgcaaaactgaattaaatgtattaaaattaaataaaaactgtttaacaATAAATTTATAATACTACGTTTCTTGAGTAGCAGATCATTTGaatgaagactaaagtaatgatgcAGATAATTCAGCATGGCCATCGCAGGAATGCAATTAAATAGAATatagaaacaaatattttaagctgtaataatatttcacaccatTATATCTTATATATAACAATATGCACTTACAAAGTGACATGGAAGGGCCCTCCGAGAGCAGACTGTCCAAAATAGTGTTTAGCCCCTATTTTCAAAATACTGGGAatctgaaaataatttaatttgagtgTTTTTGGCATATATGTTTGACATGTTATTACATAATGTTTCTAATGTCAAACTACGTTTTGCTGACCTCTATCAGCAGGATCACGATGGCTCCTATGACACTGATAATTTCTCCAATTAAACGCAGGTGATCGCTATAGGTCTGATAGCTCTCCTAAACATACAAAAAGACATTACTGTAAGTTCTTGCACACAAACATGAAAGTGCTTTAATATACAGAGACACTATAACATTTCACACCTTTAAGCTTTTCTGCACTTTAATGGTATGGTCGTCGTCTGCTTTGGTGTAATTCTCAGGAATGTCCTTCAGGGGACGGTTTATACAACACAAAGTGAATATGCTGATATACAGCAGGTACACCATCGTCAACAACCTGCAAACAGATCAATAGAGCAACATCATCAGTGCCGCTCAAATCGTAAACATCGTTTCATAGCACATCACTGCTTTCAAAGTGAAATATTTTCTGATAAAGTCAGACAAAAAGCAACAGGCACAACCTGTACCTGCAATAACCTCCATGTCATATTGCCTTACATTTgagatataattatataaactCTTCTGTTTATATtactgtgacgagtcagctgcctcctctcTTATTATcatcggcaccccgtcctaaatcgctgcccttcaccaggctcccgacaggagtgggtttgtgagagaggaggggcgctggatgagccagggctggcggcgtgtgatggggcatgcctgatgtgaatggagcctcaCCACCGccactgtttaaaagcccaacgtgACTCTCCTCGAGAGACAGGTCTCTTCCTcctgcatgcacactggtgtcttcgtgggtccaggaagggtgcgttaaGGAACTCCCGTGCCACTAGAGATGTGAGCCGCCGGACCCGCGATCAGGACAAGAACTGCACCCATTTACACGGCCAACGGGCCAGGATGCCTGGCCGTCCATCCCTGCAAGCCACAAAGAGGGGAGCACGACAGCGCGTGCgaccgccggactccgccccttacctggatcCATCCTCCatgcccgacccacacgaacaCTGCAGcatgacgaggacaccagatcccctgtttattTTGAACACTCCCTCTTTGGCCACGTTTATCccgttttactttattttatgttcataaaagcctctccgaggcctgacgccacgcccactttGTCTGTCGTAGGCTCCCCCCGTTACAATTACATTTAGACCCTACattatatctattatatatacatattattttgtttttaccataaaatgtaattcattgacCTAAAAACAGCAGTTGCCTTGCACTCCAAACTTTATCACTTTTTtccaattaacatttaaaatctgcattttatggattttgaagttgaaaataatttaagaaatgtaGATGTTTAAGTAAAGTTCACTTGATTAACATGAATAGAATAGcacatttctttaattttacggctgcaaatattttttaatctattgattaaagaaaaataataacgaCACTTCTAGTATGTGATAGTAAGGCACCTGAAGTAATGTTTGCCATACAGATTCCACTTCAGTCTGACAAGCTCTCGAACTGGAGTCAACTCAAGAATCCTTCTGGCCTGAGACAAGAGAGGATACAGAAAGCACTTTGTTACATGAACTAAATAGCCCAGCAACAGCAATTTGATTGAATCTGTTACTGCTGATGATTTTTATCCTCTCTAAGTTTACAAGTGCAGAAACCTCTGCTTTCTGACTGCTGACAAT is a window of Carassius auratus strain Wakin chromosome 16, ASM336829v1, whole genome shotgun sequence DNA encoding:
- the LOC113116379 gene encoding transient receptor potential cation channel subfamily V member 5 translates to MTGEDRKMWTAGISRNSLESFWSETPSEAMSPAISRTAVGEINHRWSQLKFRLQYRKGWNEMLDETFLMQNKKVNDIPLFSATKENNAACIKKLLDCSSTNIFERGELGETALHVAAMNDNFDAAVALMEGAPELINEPMTSELHQGLTPLHIAAVNQNVNLVREMIARGGDVASPRVTGMYFRKRRGGLLYFGEHILAFASCVGNEEIITMLIKAGANVRAQDSLGNTILHLLVLQPNKTTACQVFDLLMSKDADLDPAIPLDMVPNYRGLTPLKLAAKEGNLMVFQQIVNRRRIFQWSLGPLSSNLYDLTEIDSREDDLSVLEIIVSSQKAEARRILELTPVRELVRLKWNLYGKHYFRLLTMVYLLYISIFTLCCINRPLKDIPENYTKADDDHTIKVQKSLKESYQTYSDHLRLIGEIISVIGAIVILLIEIPSILKIGAKHYFGQSALGGPFHVTLVIYASLVVILCVLRTTEIAEELVPMALALVLGWSNVTYFARGFQMLGPYVIVIQKILFGDMTKFMFLLLIVLIGSSAGLWVFYGTQEPLALPLYRSFPITLFSQFEVSIALVNLPVDPTLYTHPVVHCIHVWFSVVAYILLFNLVIAMMSDTLWRVTQERDELWRTQVVATTLMLERKLPLRLWPRLGICGEAFGLGERWFLRVEDRNGSAMRKMKRFINVFSKDEEPAKEKEDTGKSEPRNDPLQTNLTVQNKPKTQSRPMKHWQLIRKSIYSQKEEIVDSPDVKYF